From the genome of Papaver somniferum cultivar HN1 chromosome 2, ASM357369v1, whole genome shotgun sequence, one region includes:
- the LOC113347224 gene encoding F-box protein CPR1-like isoform X1, producing MATGLPEEMMINILSCLPVKSILRFRCVCKTWRDLFKSPDFTRMHLNRSKENNHLNFMLSDGKEMYFVHNDESSLTESFDKAIQVHHPLKSSETSVQILAFCDGLFCLDKGYSKTLICLWNPCTGEYKEIPAPPPPIEFPNHLLAQTREFRQMRIGEHRTSYGFGYDCNIKDYKLVRIVDLISHGSEVQVYTLGSNAWRSIANIPYNIAYQEPHGILVNTTLHWSARKSSTQLHSIISFHIESESFEEVPLLQAENFDDTHQISLCVSGRCLCILTHHHKVRTDVWVMKEYGVRHSWTKLFSITQQTVLDSFYLMPVLFIKNDVVLLDQNYHSGLLLYDPKHENDIIDFDLQMLRITPYVGCLVSLNSGTYVGQGKREEVIEQKMMLRRISKRRRL from the coding sequence atggcAACCGGACTCCCAGAAGAGATGATGATCAATATACTCTCGTGCTTGCCGGTGAAATCTATCTTAAGATTCAGGTGTGTATGCAAGACTTGGCGTGATTTATTCAAAAGCCCTGATTTCACTCGGATGCACCTTAATCGTTCTAAGGAGAACAATCACCTCAATTTCATGCTTAGTGATGGCAAAGAAATGTACTTCGTACATAACGATGAATCATCTTTGACAGAATCGTTTGATAAAGCTATACAGGTACATCACCCATTGAAATCTTCTGAAACAAGTGTTCAAATTTTGGCGTTTTGTGATGGTTTGTTTTGCTTAGATAAAGGATATTCGAAAACTTTGATTTGCCTTTGGAACCCATGTACCGGTGAATACAAGGAgataccagcaccaccaccaccaatcgaATTTCCGAATCATTTATTGGCTCAGACAAGGGAGTTTAGGCAGATGAGAATCGGTGAACACAGAACCTCTTATGGATTTGGTTACGACTGCAACATCAAGGATTATAAGTTGGTGCGAATTGTGGACCTCATTAGCCATGGTTCCGAGGTCCAGGTCTATACATTAGGGTCGAATGCGTGGAGATCAATTGCCAATATTCCTTATAACATTGCCTATCAAGAACCACATGGTATACTTGTTAATACAACTCTACATTGGAGTGCACGCAAATCTTCCACGCAGCTCCATTCAATTATTTCTTTTCATATTGAAAGTGAGAGTTTCGAGGAAGTGCCGTTACTGCAAGCAGAAAATTTTGATGATACGCACCAGATTAGTCTGTGTGTTTCTGGAAGATGTCTTTGCATACTTACTCATCATCATAAGGTTCGGACTGATGTATGGGTGATGAAGGAATATGGGGTGAGACATTCTTGGACTAAGCTTTTCAGCATAACTCAGCAGACGGTTCTCGACTCATTTTACTTGATGCCTGTACTATTTATCAAGAATGATGTGGTTCTGTTAGATCAAAATTACCATTCTGGTCTACTTTTGTATGACCCAAAACATGAAAATGATATCATTGATTTTGACCTGCAAATGCTTAGGATTACACCTTATGTTGGTTGCTTAGTGTCACTTAATTCAGGTACGTATGTGGGTCAAGGAAAAAGAGAGGAAGTAATTGAACAAAAGATGATGCTCAGGAGAATAAGCAAGAGGCGGCGTTTATGA
- the LOC113347224 gene encoding F-box protein CPR1-like isoform X2, with the protein MATGLPEEMMINILSCLPVKSILRFRCVCKTWRDLFKSPDFTRMHLNRSKENNHLNFMLSDGKEMYFVHNDESSLTESFDKAIQVHHPLKSSETSVQILAFCDGLFCLDKGYSKTLICLWNPCTGEYKEIPAPPPPIEFPNHLLAQTREFRQMRIGEHRTSYGFGYDCNIKDYKLVRIVDLISHGSEVQVYTLGSNAWRSIANIPYNIAYQEPHGILVNTTLHWSARKSSTQLHSIISFHIESESFEEVPLLQAENFDDTHQISLCVSGRCLCILTHHHKVRTDVWVMKEYGVRMWVKEKERK; encoded by the exons atggcAACCGGACTCCCAGAAGAGATGATGATCAATATACTCTCGTGCTTGCCGGTGAAATCTATCTTAAGATTCAGGTGTGTATGCAAGACTTGGCGTGATTTATTCAAAAGCCCTGATTTCACTCGGATGCACCTTAATCGTTCTAAGGAGAACAATCACCTCAATTTCATGCTTAGTGATGGCAAAGAAATGTACTTCGTACATAACGATGAATCATCTTTGACAGAATCGTTTGATAAAGCTATACAGGTACATCACCCATTGAAATCTTCTGAAACAAGTGTTCAAATTTTGGCGTTTTGTGATGGTTTGTTTTGCTTAGATAAAGGATATTCGAAAACTTTGATTTGCCTTTGGAACCCATGTACCGGTGAATACAAGGAgataccagcaccaccaccaccaatcgaATTTCCGAATCATTTATTGGCTCAGACAAGGGAGTTTAGGCAGATGAGAATCGGTGAACACAGAACCTCTTATGGATTTGGTTACGACTGCAACATCAAGGATTATAAGTTGGTGCGAATTGTGGACCTCATTAGCCATGGTTCCGAGGTCCAGGTCTATACATTAGGGTCGAATGCGTGGAGATCAATTGCCAATATTCCTTATAACATTGCCTATCAAGAACCACATGGTATACTTGTTAATACAACTCTACATTGGAGTGCACGCAAATCTTCCACGCAGCTCCATTCAATTATTTCTTTTCATATTGAAAGTGAGAGTTTCGAGGAAGTGCCGTTACTGCAAGCAGAAAATTTTGATGATACGCACCAGATTAGTCTGTGTGTTTCTGGAAGATGTCTTTGCATACTTACTCATCATCATAAGGTTCGGACTGATGTATGGGTGATGAAGGAATATGGG GTACGTATGTGGGTCAAGGAAAAAGAGAGGAAGTAA